From the Mycobacterium sp. DL592 genome, the window GCCCTTCTTGCGCAGCCGGTTGTACGGTACAACGACGAGGAAGTACACGACGGCAGCGACGAGCACGAAGTTGATGAGTGCCGAGAGCACGACGTTGAGGTCGATGGTCTGGCCGCCGCCGATGTCGATCCGCAGGATGCCGTACTCGGAGTTCTTGTCGGCGCCGATGCGGTTGATCAACGGCTGCAGGATGCTGTCGGTGAACTTGGTGACGAGCGCGGTGAACGCGGTGCCGATGACCACCGCGACCGACAGGTCAACGATGTTGCCGCGGGAGAGGAACTCCTTGAAGCCTTTCAACACGAGTATTGCCCTTTCTGGTGGCGAGTGATTCGCAGAGACCTCGAAGGGTAATACCTGTCTGCCCGCGGAAAGCAGACCAAAGGTCCTGTTCGGGGGTCTAGTGGATCGTCAGCGTGACGGTCTGCACAAGGGTGGCACCGGCCAGCGAGTTCGCCGCCGAGGCGGGCAGCGCCACCAGGACCACACGATCGTCACCCGAGCCCACTGCCTTCGGTTTGGCCGACACCAGCACCACGATGGCATTGGCGGCGACCACCCGTGGTTGGGCGTCCGGTTCGGCCGACACCGCGCCGAGCACGTCGACCACGTCGCCGGGGCGGATCAGGTCCAGGACGGCGGCATCGGCCAGATGCAGCGGAACCACCCGTGCGTCCGGTCCTGCCGTCAGCCCGGTCAGCCGCGAGCCCAACACACGGACGTCGGTCAGAATCTCCCCGCGACGGGTGGGGCCGGCCAGCGTCGCACCGACGATCTGCGTGGTGGCGTGTTGATAGCCGTCGGGAAGTGTTGCCGCAGAACGGCTTTCAACCCGGACATCGTCAGCTGTCAGCGTGACACCGGGGCTGAGGTCGCGGGCGGCTACCACCACGTCGGTGCGGGCATCACCGGGATCGGGGCGCAGCGCTGCGACGCCCGCGAGGAGGACCAGGGCTGCCGCGGCGACGCGTCGCGCCAGAACGGTGCGGGCGAAGTCGGGTCGCAGCGCACGCGAAAGACGGCTCAGCAGAGTCGGATTGAGCGATTCGCCCATGCGGCCACGCTAGGTGACGCGCGGAGTCCTGGCGCTCGGCCGGGCGGGCGGCCTGTGGATAACTAGCTGGAGGCGGCGGCAGCCGGAGTCGACGAGCTGGAACTCGACGTCGAACTCGAGCCGGTGCTCGCTGCCGACGAGTC encodes:
- a CDS encoding SAF domain-containing protein, whose product is MGESLNPTLLSRLSRALRPDFARTVLARRVAAAALVLLAGVAALRPDPGDARTDVVVAARDLSPGVTLTADDVRVESRSAATLPDGYQHATTQIVGATLAGPTRRGEILTDVRVLGSRLTGLTAGPDARVVPLHLADAAVLDLIRPGDVVDVLGAVSAEPDAQPRVVAANAIVVLVSAKPKAVGSGDDRVVLVALPASAANSLAGATLVQTVTLTIH
- the mscL gene encoding large-conductance mechanosensitive channel protein MscL, with product MLKGFKEFLSRGNIVDLSVAVVIGTAFTALVTKFTDSILQPLINRIGADKNSEYGILRIDIGGGQTIDLNVVLSALINFVLVAAVVYFLVVVPYNRLRKKGEVEQATDTELSLLTEIRDLLADASGTPKQVTGPGTGPSPDTATYTSGDRD